In Syntrophotaleaceae bacterium, a genomic segment contains:
- a CDS encoding Smr/MutS family protein — protein MPEDRDKVAGPAENDNELFAREMDFLKVDPADRGEDEILEKSLPEDTETRFETPAKPVFLSEEEEFLCAIGRMDAVFRDELPLEEPPAATPGRMKQLRQGKLAPEATLDLHGLSREQAREKVRFFLEDSVFQGRRTVLVITGKGRGSPDGPVLRDDMQRYLSSEARAWVVEWGRAPARYGGDGALAVFLRVSPKHK, from the coding sequence TTGCCGGAGGACAGGGACAAGGTCGCTGGGCCCGCTGAAAACGATAACGAACTGTTTGCCCGGGAAATGGATTTTCTGAAGGTCGACCCTGCAGACCGAGGCGAAGACGAAATTCTTGAAAAATCCCTTCCTGAGGACACCGAGACGCGTTTCGAGACCCCTGCGAAGCCGGTCTTCCTTTCCGAGGAGGAAGAGTTTCTATGCGCCATTGGCCGGATGGATGCAGTGTTCCGGGACGAGCTTCCGCTGGAGGAGCCGCCTGCGGCCACACCCGGGCGGATGAAGCAGTTGCGCCAGGGCAAGCTGGCCCCTGAAGCCACCCTGGATCTGCATGGCCTGAGCCGGGAACAGGCTCGGGAAAAGGTGAGGTTTTTTCTGGAAGATTCGGTCTTTCAGGGACGGAGAACGGTGCTGGTGATTACTGGGAAGGGCAGGGGATCGCCGGACGGCCCGGTTCTGCGCGACGACATGCAGCGCTATCTCAGCAGCGAAGCCAGGGCCTGGGTGGTGGAGTGGGGCCGGGCACCGGCAAGGTACGGCGGCGATGGAGCGCTGGCGGTTTTTCTGAGGGTCTCCCCCAAACACAAATAA
- a CDS encoding Rne/Rng family ribonuclease, whose protein sequence is MSRKMLINATHPEEHRVAIVEDGNLVELDIEITGKEQTRGNIYKGVVVRVETGLQAAFIDFGGERPGFLQIGEIHPSFFKTQNGENRGRPRINDLLRRGQELLVQVVKEERGTKGAALTTYLSLPGRFMVLMPESETKGVSRKIEQESQRKKLKEAMASLELPINIGYIVRTAGIGQKKTELKRDVDYLIRVYEKILDLGSKVKAPALIYKESNLVIRSIRDYFSSDIDEVLVDDPAVAREAKEFFEIVMPEYAKLVKLHQERRPIFSRYQIEEQIENITRNKVSLPSGGSIVIDSTEALVAVDVNSGKLATEQGVEATAFKTNMEAAVEVARQLRLRDLGGLIVIDFIDMRDRKHIRDVEKCLKDALKIDKARVTVGRISQFGLLEMSRQRIKSVLAAASYLPCPHCEGTGRIKSAESQALDFLRRIYTGMAKGQISQVDAEIPLEVSSYLLNQKRAELLELERHYDAVIHIKGRPDFIAGQMEINFIKREKDHQVTAQQYIDAAAARAETPEQAEPETTVQATEDKPAEAAPREEVGRKRRRPRRRRKSTMEEAEKESAATSEESNVPAPGEESEIPCGDDLLELLRSGRSSVTPVEMPAEPAAAGTSVMREESPTTGQAAEESEISREEKGLTAEVADSDADEKVGETSPGTIQEGGKPHRKPRRRRKPASQVRLSSTPSDKVEPSAIPAGEGEKPAEQPVPAGLKDEPNKPVRKPRKRPKASSPKTGDQEQPALPQPASHAAQSAPAESTEKSPAPETMTPGEKAEEKRPSRPRRPRRPARTAKAESVGESGSEIAARDKHSEPAQTEKKPARRPRKKTGTRQAVAAVTESVPEKNTEN, encoded by the coding sequence ATGAGCAGAAAAATGCTGATCAATGCTACTCATCCGGAGGAGCACCGGGTAGCTATTGTCGAGGATGGCAATCTGGTCGAACTCGACATCGAAATCACCGGAAAAGAACAGACGCGGGGCAACATCTACAAAGGTGTCGTGGTCCGCGTCGAAACCGGCTTGCAGGCAGCCTTTATCGACTTCGGCGGCGAACGGCCGGGTTTCTTGCAGATCGGAGAAATTCACCCCTCCTTTTTCAAAACACAGAACGGAGAAAACAGGGGCAGGCCGCGCATCAACGACCTGCTGCGCCGGGGCCAGGAACTGCTGGTCCAGGTGGTCAAGGAGGAACGGGGGACCAAAGGTGCGGCCTTGACCACCTATCTTTCGCTGCCCGGCCGCTTCATGGTGCTGATGCCCGAGAGTGAAACCAAGGGAGTATCCCGCAAGATCGAACAGGAGTCCCAGCGCAAAAAGCTCAAGGAAGCGATGGCTTCCCTCGAACTGCCAATCAACATCGGTTATATCGTCCGCACGGCAGGCATCGGTCAGAAAAAAACCGAGCTCAAACGGGACGTAGACTACCTGATAAGGGTCTATGAAAAGATTCTCGATCTCGGAAGCAAGGTCAAGGCACCGGCACTGATCTACAAGGAATCCAACCTGGTCATCCGGTCGATACGCGACTATTTCAGTTCCGACATCGACGAGGTGCTGGTGGACGACCCCGCCGTGGCGCGGGAGGCGAAGGAATTTTTCGAAATTGTCATGCCTGAATACGCCAAACTGGTTAAACTCCACCAGGAGCGGCGACCCATTTTCTCCCGCTACCAGATCGAGGAACAGATCGAAAACATCACCCGCAACAAGGTTTCCCTGCCTTCCGGCGGTTCTATTGTCATCGACTCCACGGAAGCCCTGGTGGCCGTCGACGTCAACTCTGGAAAGTTGGCCACCGAACAGGGAGTGGAAGCGACGGCCTTCAAAACCAACATGGAGGCGGCGGTCGAAGTTGCCCGGCAGTTGCGGCTGCGGGACCTGGGAGGACTGATCGTCATCGACTTCATCGACATGCGGGACCGCAAGCATATCCGAGATGTCGAGAAATGCCTCAAGGACGCTCTCAAGATCGACAAGGCCCGAGTGACGGTCGGCCGCATCAGTCAGTTCGGCCTGCTGGAAATGAGCCGGCAGCGCATCAAGTCGGTCCTGGCAGCCGCCTCCTACCTGCCCTGCCCCCATTGCGAGGGCACCGGCAGGATCAAAAGTGCCGAATCCCAGGCCCTTGACTTTCTGCGCAGGATCTACACCGGCATGGCCAAAGGGCAGATCTCTCAGGTGGACGCGGAGATCCCTCTGGAAGTCTCTTCCTACCTGCTCAATCAAAAACGGGCCGAGCTTCTGGAGCTCGAACGCCACTACGACGCCGTCATCCATATCAAGGGTCGTCCGGACTTCATTGCCGGCCAGATGGAAATCAACTTCATCAAACGGGAAAAAGATCACCAGGTGACCGCCCAGCAGTACATTGATGCGGCCGCTGCCCGTGCCGAAACACCGGAACAGGCCGAACCGGAAACAACCGTTCAGGCCACGGAGGACAAGCCGGCCGAGGCGGCACCCAGGGAAGAGGTCGGCCGCAAACGGCGGCGCCCACGCCGGCGACGCAAATCAACCATGGAGGAAGCCGAGAAGGAATCTGCGGCAACATCTGAAGAGTCGAATGTTCCGGCTCCAGGCGAAGAATCGGAAATCCCTTGCGGTGATGATCTGCTCGAACTGCTACGCTCTGGAAGATCCAGTGTTACACCAGTCGAGATGCCGGCGGAACCGGCCGCCGCTGGCACTTCTGTGATGCGGGAAGAATCCCCAACCACCGGACAAGCTGCGGAAGAATCGGAAATTTCAAGGGAGGAAAAAGGTTTGACTGCCGAAGTGGCTGATTCAGACGCCGATGAAAAGGTTGGGGAGACCTCTCCCGGCACTATTCAGGAGGGGGGAAAGCCCCACCGCAAACCCAGGCGGCGGCGCAAGCCAGCATCACAAGTCAGACTGTCCTCGACTCCGTCCGATAAGGTTGAACCATCGGCAATTCCGGCGGGAGAAGGGGAAAAACCGGCCGAACAACCCGTCCCAGCCGGGCTGAAGGATGAACCGAATAAACCTGTTCGCAAACCACGGAAACGGCCCAAGGCTTCTTCTCCAAAAACCGGGGATCAGGAACAGCCGGCCTTACCGCAGCCAGCAAGCCATGCCGCACAATCGGCCCCTGCCGAGAGTACGGAAAAGTCACCTGCTCCCGAGACCATGACGCCCGGTGAAAAAGCGGAGGAGAAAAGACCCTCCCGTCCACGCCGTCCCCGTAGACCGGCACGGACCGCCAAAGCTGAATCCGTCGGAGAATCCGGGAGCGAAATCGCCGCCAGGGATAAGCATTCGGAGCCCGCGCAAACCGAAAAAAAACCTGCCCGACGCCCTCGGAAGAAAACCGGAACCCGCCAGGCGGTGGCAGCGGTCACCGAAAGCGTCCCGGAGAAAAACACGGAAAACTGA
- a CDS encoding ABC-F family ATP-binding cassette domain-containing protein, protein MLQLREISKDFGDRRLLAGINWHVRNGDRVGLCGANGAGKTTLLRLLSGQVQPDGGVVQVARGTTFGYLPQEGLTHQGRSLQEEMREALTELLAMEKELRRLEKDIAGGSPDDLERYSVLEETFRQQGGYTREMEIGKVLDGLGFSAEDRDKPCEHFSGGWQMRIALAKLLLQRPNLLLLDEPTNHLDLPARNWLEEYLTAYPHAVVLVSHDRFFLDRVVSRIVEIWNGGLHEYPGNYSAYLEERERRVGALLEAKQRQDEEIARIEAFISRFRYQANKASLVQSRVKQLEKIERIQVPPTRKRIAFRFPDPPRSGRMVVELTGVDQGYGDLTVLHQVDLAVERGDRVALVGANGAGKSTLMRLLADVEDPRAGSRTFGHNLLPAYFAQDQARVLHGDKTVLEEITEAAPFDMVPRVRDILGSFLFSGDDVHKKVAVLSGGEKNRLALAILLLRPANLLLLDEPTNHLDLESKEVLLDSLRGFPGTLVFVSHDRYFVDALANRVVEVAEGRVESFPGNYEDFLAAKARLGDASHSALRVEQNQVGRTVRETADETAGSQNSFQERKEIKRQERRRQKELTEVEDTIEERENRLSAIEELMADPQLYQDHQRWRDVSNQHAALKEELEELYTRWEALQLTESA, encoded by the coding sequence ATGTTGCAGTTAAGAGAGATTAGCAAGGATTTTGGCGACCGGCGGCTTCTGGCCGGCATCAACTGGCATGTGCGCAACGGCGATCGGGTCGGACTGTGCGGTGCCAATGGTGCGGGCAAGACCACGCTACTGCGGTTGTTGAGCGGCCAGGTGCAGCCTGACGGCGGCGTGGTGCAGGTAGCCCGGGGAACCACCTTCGGCTACCTGCCCCAGGAAGGTTTGACCCACCAGGGGCGCAGCCTGCAGGAAGAGATGCGCGAAGCCCTGACCGAACTCTTGGCCATGGAAAAGGAGTTGCGGCGGCTCGAAAAGGATATTGCCGGAGGCAGTCCCGACGATCTGGAGCGCTATTCCGTTTTGGAAGAAACTTTTCGCCAGCAAGGTGGTTATACCCGGGAGATGGAGATCGGCAAGGTCCTCGACGGGCTCGGCTTCAGTGCCGAGGATCGGGACAAGCCCTGCGAACATTTCTCCGGCGGTTGGCAGATGCGCATCGCCCTGGCCAAACTGCTCCTGCAGCGGCCTAATCTGCTGCTTTTGGACGAGCCGACCAACCATCTCGACCTGCCGGCGCGCAATTGGCTGGAAGAGTACCTGACCGCTTATCCTCATGCGGTGGTCCTGGTTTCCCATGACCGGTTTTTTCTCGATCGGGTGGTGAGCCGGATTGTCGAAATCTGGAACGGCGGCCTGCATGAATATCCCGGCAACTACAGCGCCTATCTTGAAGAGCGGGAGAGAAGGGTCGGCGCCCTGCTGGAGGCCAAGCAACGTCAGGATGAGGAGATCGCTCGGATCGAAGCCTTCATCAGCCGGTTTCGCTATCAGGCGAACAAGGCGTCCCTGGTGCAGAGCCGGGTCAAACAGCTCGAGAAGATCGAGCGGATTCAGGTGCCGCCAACCCGCAAGCGGATCGCTTTCCGCTTCCCGGACCCGCCTCGCAGCGGCCGCATGGTTGTGGAACTGACCGGAGTGGATCAGGGCTATGGCGACCTGACTGTTCTGCACCAGGTCGATCTGGCCGTGGAGCGGGGCGACCGGGTGGCCCTGGTCGGTGCCAACGGCGCCGGCAAATCGACCCTGATGCGCCTGCTGGCCGACGTGGAAGATCCCCGGGCGGGAAGCAGGACCTTCGGGCACAATCTGCTGCCCGCCTATTTCGCCCAGGACCAGGCCAGGGTGCTGCACGGGGACAAAACCGTGTTGGAGGAAATCACCGAAGCGGCCCCCTTCGATATGGTGCCCCGGGTGCGGGACATTCTAGGCTCCTTTCTCTTTTCCGGAGACGACGTCCACAAAAAGGTGGCGGTTCTGTCCGGCGGCGAGAAGAATCGGCTGGCCCTGGCCATCCTGCTGCTACGCCCGGCCAACCTGCTGCTGCTCGATGAACCGACCAACCACCTCGACCTGGAATCCAAGGAGGTTCTTCTGGACTCCCTGCGCGGTTTTCCGGGGACCCTCGTTTTCGTTTCCCACGACCGGTATTTCGTCGATGCCCTGGCCAACCGGGTGGTGGAAGTGGCCGAGGGCAGGGTCGAATCCTTTCCGGGCAACTACGAGGATTTTCTGGCGGCCAAGGCCCGTTTGGGCGATGCCAGTCATTCGGCTCTTCGGGTGGAACAGAATCAGGTCGGCCGCACGGTCCGGGAGACCGCCGATGAAACCGCGGGATCACAGAATTCCTTTCAGGAACGCAAGGAAATCAAGCGCCAGGAAAGGCGACGTCAGAAGGAACTGACCGAGGTCGAGGACACGATCGAGGAACGAGAAAACCGGTTGAGCGCCATCGAGGAGTTGATGGCCGATCCCCAGCTCTATCAGGACCACCAGCGCTGGCGGGATGTTTCTAACCAGCATGCCGCCCTGAAAGAGGAGCTCGAAGAGCTTTACACGCGATGGGAAGCCCTGCAGCTGACCGAGTCGGCCTGA
- a CDS encoding O-acetyl-ADP-ribose deacetylase translates to MAKETFGRMELLQGDITRLTVDAIVNAANRSLLGGGGVDGAIHRAAGPQLLAECKTLGGCQTGEAKITGGYSLPARYVIHTVGPVYGNRPEDPKLLASCYRNSLQLAIDKGLKTVAFPAISCGVYGYPLQEACRVAVDTVREVLAEDRTLEKVIFVVFSQELYGIYKNYLQREE, encoded by the coding sequence ATGGCAAAGGAAACTTTCGGACGAATGGAACTGCTGCAGGGAGACATCACCCGCCTGACGGTCGATGCCATTGTCAATGCGGCCAATCGCTCTCTTCTCGGCGGCGGCGGAGTCGACGGCGCCATCCACCGGGCCGCGGGGCCTCAGCTTTTGGCGGAGTGCAAAACCCTCGGCGGTTGTCAAACCGGTGAGGCGAAAATAACCGGCGGCTACAGCCTGCCCGCCCGCTATGTCATCCATACCGTCGGACCGGTTTACGGCAACCGCCCCGAAGATCCGAAACTGTTGGCCTCCTGTTATCGCAACAGCCTGCAGCTGGCCATCGACAAAGGGCTGAAAACCGTCGCCTTCCCGGCCATCAGTTGCGGCGTCTATGGTTATCCTCTACAGGAGGCCTGCCGGGTTGCGGTCGATACGGTACGGGAAGTCCTGGCGGAAGACCGGACCCTGGAAAAAGTCATCTTCGTCGTTTTTTCCCAGGAACTGTATGGGATTTATAAAAACTATCTACAGCGTGAGGAGTGA
- a CDS encoding DUF3524 domain-containing protein: protein MNILLLEPYLTGSRAAWAEGYAACSGHRVDILSLPGRHWKWRMHGGAVALAKQFLEREGPGDLLLASGMLDLTTFLALIRDRSAGLKTVLYFHENQLTYPWSPRDGDPAARRDLHYGFINYVSALAADRVLFNSEYHRREFLGVLPGFLKAFPDARGLENCEAIRRKSRVLPLGLDLRRFDAHRPVHDTPKDLEPPLILWNHRWEYDKNPEDFFRALFTLQEEGVDFRLAVLGESFQEQPAVFAEARKRLEGCIVHFGFADTFEQYSGWLWRADVLPVTAIHDFFGVSVVEAMYCHCHPLLPKRLAYPEHIPEPFRDDFFYRDQSDLLRRLKRLLLDPRLVQRGGTRRFVEGYDWSVLGPVYDALFDDIARDGRDQPASNGFLCI, encoded by the coding sequence ATGAACATCCTCCTTCTGGAACCGTACCTGACTGGCTCCCGGGCGGCATGGGCCGAGGGGTATGCGGCATGCAGCGGGCATCGGGTGGATATTCTGTCTCTGCCGGGCAGGCACTGGAAGTGGCGGATGCATGGCGGGGCAGTGGCCCTTGCCAAACAGTTTCTTGAGAGGGAAGGGCCGGGGGATCTGCTGCTGGCCAGCGGTATGCTCGACCTGACGACATTCCTGGCTCTCATTCGTGACAGATCCGCGGGTCTGAAAACGGTTCTCTATTTCCATGAAAACCAGTTGACTTACCCCTGGTCTCCGCGGGATGGCGATCCTGCTGCCCGGAGAGACCTGCATTACGGTTTCATCAACTATGTCAGTGCTCTGGCTGCCGACCGGGTCCTTTTCAATTCCGAGTACCATCGCCGGGAGTTTCTGGGGGTGCTGCCCGGATTTCTGAAGGCTTTTCCCGATGCCAGAGGTCTTGAAAACTGCGAGGCTATCCGGAGGAAAAGCCGGGTATTGCCGCTCGGTCTCGATCTGCGCCGGTTCGATGCTCACCGTCCGGTCCACGATACTCCCAAGGATCTGGAACCGCCTCTCATTCTCTGGAACCATCGCTGGGAATACGACAAGAATCCCGAAGATTTTTTCAGGGCGCTTTTCACTCTTCAGGAGGAGGGTGTGGATTTTCGTCTGGCGGTTCTCGGTGAATCGTTCCAGGAACAGCCCGCCGTCTTTGCCGAAGCCCGTAAGCGCCTCGAGGGATGCATCGTGCATTTCGGTTTTGCCGACACCTTCGAACAATATTCCGGCTGGCTCTGGAGAGCCGATGTTTTGCCGGTAACCGCCATCCACGATTTTTTCGGTGTCAGCGTGGTGGAGGCCATGTACTGCCATTGCCATCCTCTGCTGCCCAAGCGGCTCGCCTACCCGGAGCACATTCCAGAACCCTTTCGCGACGATTTCTTTTATCGTGATCAGTCCGATCTGCTGAGAAGGTTGAAAAGACTTCTTCTTGACCCCCGCCTGGTGCAGAGGGGGGGAACCCGCAGATTTGTCGAAGGCTACGATTGGTCTGTTCTGGGTCCTGTTTACGATGCCCTTTTCGACGACATTGCCCGAGATGGTCGGGACCAACCGGCATCAAATGGCTTTTTATGCATTTAA
- a CDS encoding tetratricopeptide repeat protein, protein MNNHTEDQDDYIEDEGHQLEAGRQAIEQGDYSAALEYLEEYLEEHPLDVETLILAALAAAHLGDSAKAAALYGLVLRLDPGNGTAHHSFGMLLEEVGHFDEALAHFHRARELQPDFPEIYIHTANVLDRLGRTEEALLQYDEALQHLADEGAVYYNRARIFARRGKVRLALRDLRQAAESDRRYLEAARKDASFDAVRNSSSFRRLLA, encoded by the coding sequence ATGAATAACCATACGGAAGACCAGGACGATTACATCGAGGACGAAGGTCACCAACTGGAAGCGGGTCGTCAGGCTATTGAGCAGGGCGATTATTCGGCTGCCCTGGAGTATCTGGAAGAATATCTGGAAGAGCATCCCCTGGATGTGGAAACGCTGATCCTTGCTGCCCTGGCCGCTGCTCATCTGGGCGACAGCGCCAAAGCAGCCGCCTTGTATGGTCTTGTTTTGCGGCTCGATCCCGGTAACGGCACCGCTCATCATTCCTTTGGGATGCTGCTCGAGGAGGTGGGGCATTTCGATGAGGCGCTCGCCCACTTTCATCGGGCCCGGGAACTGCAGCCCGATTTCCCGGAAATCTACATTCATACCGCCAACGTACTCGATCGTCTCGGGCGGACGGAGGAGGCATTGCTGCAGTATGATGAGGCCTTGCAGCATCTGGCTGACGAAGGGGCCGTCTATTATAATCGGGCACGGATTTTCGCCCGCCGGGGCAAGGTCAGACTGGCCCTGAGGGACCTGCGCCAGGCCGCGGAATCGGACCGCCGATATCTCGAGGCCGCCAGAAAGGACGCCTCCTTCGATGCGGTTCGCAACAGCAGTTCCTTCCGCCGTCTGCTGGCGTGA
- a CDS encoding TIGR00725 family protein codes for MQKLLIGVIGASRCTERGYAMAREVGRLLAAKGAVVVCGGLDGIMEAACRGCLEAGGETLGILPGGDPAAANPYVTLAVPTNMGHARNVIIAHTARALIAIEGEFGTLSEMAIGLKLGRPVIALGSWPGIDGVLQVSSPEEAVGQAFERLCQPERQL; via the coding sequence ATGCAAAAACTTCTCATCGGCGTGATCGGGGCCTCCCGATGTACTGAGCGGGGCTACGCAATGGCCCGGGAGGTCGGCCGTCTTTTGGCCGCAAAGGGTGCAGTGGTGGTCTGCGGTGGTCTGGACGGGATCATGGAGGCGGCCTGTCGAGGCTGCCTGGAGGCGGGAGGGGAAACTCTGGGCATCTTGCCGGGGGGCGATCCGGCCGCCGCCAATCCCTATGTGACGCTGGCGGTTCCGACCAACATGGGGCATGCCCGCAACGTGATCATTGCCCATACCGCCCGGGCCCTGATCGCCATAGAAGGGGAGTTCGGCACGCTTTCGGAAATGGCCATCGGACTCAAACTCGGCCGCCCGGTCATCGCCCTCGGGAGCTGGCCGGGCATCGACGGTGTCTTACAGGTCTCCTCTCCTGAGGAAGCTGTGGGACAGGCATTTGAAAGACTTTGCCAGCCGGAAAGGCAGTTATGA
- a CDS encoding DHH family phosphoesterase: MNIKDADLQRSRDFSTRFIEWLRGKGAILIVTHDHPDPDALAAAMALKHLILMKTGETATVAYGGVIGRGENKVMVEELEIDMVTLDSLDLSRFQVICLVDTQPGAGNNSLPPDQKVHLVIDHHPPRESCASCRWVDVRDNYGASATILFEYLLAQDVNFGTKLATILFYAIKSETQDLGREWNRADRSAYLHLLPLSNNRILFNITHPEVPREYFSSFCKAIRNARTYEDVLVFNLFNIDNPDIVAELADFLLRVQDVKVVLGMGRFDNGEILSFRTLLPQIRSGEVMQQVLKGLGTAGGHGMIAGGQIRPMSESIEAQRELEETLTHRLLQFLQRPEKRARPLVMGL; encoded by the coding sequence ATGAACATCAAAGACGCCGATCTGCAGCGTTCACGGGATTTTTCTACGCGTTTCATCGAATGGTTGAGGGGCAAGGGTGCGATTCTGATCGTCACTCATGATCATCCCGACCCCGATGCTCTGGCCGCGGCCATGGCCCTGAAGCATCTGATCCTGATGAAAACCGGTGAAACGGCGACAGTTGCCTACGGCGGTGTCATCGGCCGAGGAGAGAACAAGGTCATGGTCGAGGAGCTCGAGATCGACATGGTAACCCTCGACAGTCTCGATCTGAGCCGGTTCCAGGTCATCTGCCTGGTCGATACCCAGCCGGGGGCCGGGAACAATTCCCTGCCGCCCGACCAGAAGGTGCATCTGGTCATCGACCATCATCCGCCACGAGAGTCCTGCGCTTCCTGCCGCTGGGTCGATGTGCGGGACAACTATGGTGCCTCGGCAACGATCCTGTTCGAGTACCTGTTGGCCCAGGACGTCAATTTCGGCACCAAGCTGGCGACCATCCTGTTTTACGCAATCAAGTCGGAAACCCAGGACCTGGGGCGGGAATGGAACCGTGCCGACCGGTCCGCCTACCTGCATCTTCTGCCTTTGAGCAATAACCGCATCCTCTTCAACATCACCCATCCGGAAGTGCCGCGGGAATATTTTTCCTCTTTCTGTAAAGCGATCCGCAACGCACGCACCTATGAGGACGTGCTGGTGTTCAACCTCTTTAACATCGACAACCCTGATATTGTCGCGGAACTGGCCGATTTTCTGCTGCGCGTCCAGGACGTCAAGGTCGTTCTGGGCATGGGCCGCTTCGACAATGGTGAAATCCTGTCCTTCCGAACCCTTCTGCCTCAGATTCGCTCCGGGGAAGTGATGCAGCAGGTCCTCAAAGGGCTTGGGACTGCAGGAGGTCACGGCATGATTGCCGGCGGTCAGATCCGGCCCATGTCGGAAAGCATCGAGGCGCAGAGGGAGTTGGAAGAAACTCTGACCCATCGACTGCTGCAGTTCCTGCAGAGGCCGGAAAAACGGGCCAGGCCGCTGGTCATGGGTCTGTAG
- a CDS encoding N-acetylmuramoyl-L-alanine amidase codes for MLRLLVVFLMLAFLGGTAEGAVELALEGRQPVTLEEVYFHNGIVFLALEDVLAPLELSGKWDSVDHVYRIRTPRGVAVISPGSHFLRCGEMLRPLANPPRFIDGKLRVDEDFVALHLPTLLNKPVYFHQLDADRETEPAGETPIDRLFAFILRKDRPVDAPVLRAVAIDPGHGGQDPGSIADEGLKEKDIVLDVSRRLEKQLKMHLGIPVYLTRNSDYTLKPADRLAAVNQPNVDALVLLHAQSSFSEDARGATLFIRPAGQQPGVDGVIDSGESLRLARQLAANLKNAGIRVNGIEQAPLLPLGKGNLPSVLVELGYLSNPADRALLKEEASRERLAAALYQGLKAYAEEKKEVGG; via the coding sequence ATGCTGCGTCTGCTTGTTGTTTTTCTTATGCTGGCGTTTTTGGGCGGCACCGCTGAGGGTGCCGTGGAACTGGCCCTCGAGGGGCGCCAGCCGGTGACCCTCGAGGAAGTCTACTTTCACAACGGCATCGTTTTTCTCGCCCTGGAGGATGTTCTGGCTCCCCTGGAGCTCAGCGGAAAGTGGGATTCCGTGGACCATGTCTATCGGATCAGAACCCCGAGGGGAGTGGCCGTCATTTCGCCCGGCAGTCACTTTCTCCGGTGCGGTGAAATGCTTCGCCCCCTGGCCAACCCTCCGCGGTTCATCGATGGAAAGCTGCGGGTCGATGAGGATTTTGTTGCCCTGCATCTGCCTACCCTGCTGAATAAGCCTGTTTATTTTCACCAACTTGATGCTGATAGAGAGACCGAGCCGGCTGGGGAAACACCTATCGACCGTCTTTTCGCCTTCATTCTGAGGAAAGACAGACCCGTCGATGCCCCCGTGCTGCGGGCGGTTGCCATCGATCCCGGTCACGGCGGCCAGGACCCCGGGTCCATTGCCGATGAGGGGCTGAAGGAAAAAGATATTGTACTCGACGTGTCCCGGCGACTGGAAAAGCAGCTTAAAATGCACCTCGGCATCCCGGTCTATCTGACCCGCAACAGCGATTACACGCTCAAACCGGCCGACCGATTGGCCGCGGTAAATCAGCCGAATGTGGATGCCCTGGTTCTGCTGCACGCCCAGTCATCCTTCAGCGAGGACGCCCGGGGCGCCACCCTTTTTATCCGGCCGGCCGGACAGCAGCCGGGCGTGGACGGTGTCATCGATTCCGGAGAGAGCCTGAGACTGGCCCGCCAGTTGGCGGCCAACCTCAAAAACGCCGGCATCAGGGTCAACGGAATCGAGCAGGCTCCCCTCCTGCCATTGGGGAAGGGGAACCTGCCGAGCGTTCTGGTGGAACTGGGTTATTTGAGCAATCCCGCAGATCGGGCCTTGCTGAAGGAGGAAGCTTCCCGGGAGCGACTGGCGGCCGCCCTTTACCAGGGGTTGAAGGCCTATGCCGAAGAGAAAAAGGAGGTTGGAGGGTGA
- the rph gene encoding ribonuclease PH, whose protein sequence is MNLDSMMRADGRHDEELRPISFQRAFTRYAEGSVLVSFGETRVLCNASVEESVPAFMRGEGRGWVTAEYSMLPRATQVRSGRESLRGKVGGRTYEIQRLIGRSLRAVVDMEALGERTVVLDCDVLQADGGTRTAAITGAYVALADAMNVLVRQGVLSASPIREGVSAVSTGLVGGRALLDLNYEEDFRAAVDMNFVITASGRFIEVQGTAEERPFTADELDRMRELALQGCRELALLQARALEV, encoded by the coding sequence GTGAACCTGGATTCGATGATGCGCGCCGACGGGCGGCATGATGAGGAACTTCGACCGATTTCCTTCCAGCGGGCATTTACCCGCTATGCCGAAGGCTCGGTTCTGGTCAGCTTCGGCGAGACCCGGGTTCTCTGCAATGCCTCGGTTGAGGAGAGCGTACCCGCTTTCATGCGCGGCGAGGGACGGGGTTGGGTAACGGCCGAGTACTCCATGCTGCCGCGGGCCACCCAGGTGAGGTCGGGACGCGAATCACTGCGGGGCAAGGTTGGCGGGCGTACCTATGAGATTCAGCGGTTGATCGGCCGCAGCCTGCGGGCGGTGGTGGATATGGAGGCCCTGGGCGAGAGGACCGTGGTGCTCGACTGCGACGTGCTGCAGGCGGACGGCGGGACCCGCACCGCGGCCATTACCGGAGCCTATGTGGCGCTGGCCGATGCCATGAATGTCCTTGTCCGGCAGGGGGTGCTGTCGGCGAGCCCAATCAGGGAAGGCGTGTCGGCGGTGAGTACCGGCCTCGTTGGCGGGAGGGCCCTGCTGGATCTCAACTACGAGGAAGATTTCCGTGCAGCAGTGGACATGAACTTCGTGATCACCGCTTCCGGCCGCTTCATCGAGGTTCAGGGGACGGCCGAGGAAAGACCCTTTACAGCAGATGAGCTTGATCGAATGAGAGAACTGGCCCTGCAAGGTTGCAGGGAATTGGCCCTTTTGCAGGCCCGGGCGCTGGAGGTCTAG